The genomic segment TGATCCCTACCAGCCTTTGGTGCTGTTCATCCAGAAGCTTTATTCCCAGGCCCATCGAGTTGTGATCCCACACAATTTTTGCCATCTCTGCTATCGCCCATGTCTCGATTGTTATTAAGTTTAGTTGCTTCCTTTCATTGTCTGAACACTTCTTCCCCCATGGGCTTAGCTTCCTCTGAAATCAAATGCACTATCTTTAGGGTAGGTGTATGGGCTTTACCTGCTAACCACAGGGATTGGGGAATCGATATGAGGAGATGGGGCTGCCTGTTGCTGATTCTGCTTCCATTGCTGCTGTTCGTTTCTGCACAGCCTCGGGCAGAGCTTAAGTTTGCAACACAAGAGTTTGCTCCCTTTAGCTATATGGAAAGGGGAAAAGTTTCCGGCCCCGTTGCCGACCTGATACGGGCGATCTGTGAAGAGATGAAGCTTAGTTGCTCATTTCAGCTCTCTAACTGGCTAAGGGCGCAGTGGTTTGTGAAGCAGGGAGATATGAATGGGCTATTTGTCATCGGCTGGAATGAAGAACGTGCCAAAACCCTCTACTTTTCACCCCCGATCATCGACACCGAGTATGGTTTTTTCGTGCGCAAGGACAACTCTTTGGATTATCGTGATGAGGCGGATGTTTTGCATTATCGGGTGGGAGTGTATGGCCCATCAAATACAGAAAAATCACTACTTAAGATCAAAAAGAATATCAAGAAGATGACGGTCAATGTGAATAACGATGATGCGCGCCAGTTTAAAAAGCTATCAGCAGGGGAGTTTGATGCGATCTATTCCAACATGAATGTTGGATTTTTCCTGATTGATAAACTGGAGCTGGAAAATATCCGTTATGCAGGTACTCACAAGAAGTTAAAGTACTATATTGGATTTTCCAAAAAGCACACGCGTGCCGCGGAGGTGAACCTTTTTAACCGAACCCTGTTTCGCTTGTACCTAAGAGGGGATGTTAAGAAGATCTTTAATAAGTACCACATGACCCCCTCCAAGATCGACCCGGACAAGGTTCAAATCTATAGCCCCTGAGCCAAGGATAATGGGAAAAGGGCTGTTGGATTAAACCCAGGACGCCAGGAGCTGAATAAAGGCTCCTGGCGTTGTTAGCTACACCGCGATTGCGGTCTCTATTTCCCTGAGCTGGCTCTGGAGCAGTGGCCACTGGATCTCAAAGTGCTCGGTTGGCTTGAGCTTGAAGTGGGTGCGCACATACTGTCCCATGCGGCCTTCGGCATAGGCGAGCAGCAGATTGGCAAGAACACCCTCATCTTCTGCAAAGCCACAGCCCTCACGGATCCTTTTTTCACGCAGGATCTGTTTGAGCTGAGTCTCCAACTTGGCAAACAGGCCTGAGATCCTCTCCCGTAGCCGTTCATGCTCTCCCAGGAGTGCATCTCCGGTGAGAAGGCGGGTAATTCCCGGATTTCGCTCTGCGAATGTCAGTAATAATCGCAACAGCTGCTGACAGCGGGTCAGGGTATCCTTCTCCTCATCCATGATGAGATTGACCCTGGACAGTAGTGAATCCTCGATAAACTCGATCAACCCCTCAAACATCCGGGCCTTACTGGGGAAGTGGCGATATAGGGCCGCTTCAGAGACCCCGACTTCGCGGGCCAGCTTAGCCGTGGTTATCTTCTGTCCCGGACTGTTTTCCAGCATATGTGCCAGAGTCTGCAGGATCTGCTCTCT from the Dongshaea marina genome contains:
- a CDS encoding substrate-binding periplasmic protein, translating into MRRWGCLLLILLPLLLFVSAQPRAELKFATQEFAPFSYMERGKVSGPVADLIRAICEEMKLSCSFQLSNWLRAQWFVKQGDMNGLFVIGWNEERAKTLYFSPPIIDTEYGFFVRKDNSLDYRDEADVLHYRVGVYGPSNTEKSLLKIKKNIKKMTVNVNNDDARQFKKLSAGEFDAIYSNMNVGFFLIDKLELENIRYAGTHKKLKYYIGFSKKHTRAAEVNLFNRTLFRLYLRGDVKKIFNKYHMTPSKIDPDKVQIYSP
- the slmA gene encoding nucleoid occlusion factor SlmA is translated as MPSSKKNNRREQILQTLAHMLENSPGQKITTAKLAREVGVSEAALYRHFPSKARMFEGLIEFIEDSLLSRVNLIMDEEKDTLTRCQQLLRLLLTFAERNPGITRLLTGDALLGEHERLRERISGLFAKLETQLKQILREKRIREGCGFAEDEGVLANLLLAYAEGRMGQYVRTHFKLKPTEHFEIQWPLLQSQLREIETAIAV